GCCACGGTCCGCGCCTGGTGGCGGGACTTGCGGGCCCGGTGCCGCGATCGCAGCTGCGCGCGAGTCAGCGTGTCGGTTGTCATGCGTGGTCCACCCTCGTCACATTCGGTGCATGGAACAGGGCCCGCACACGCGCTGGCCCCGAAGGATGGTGACACAGAATCACCGTCTTGAGCAGAGGCCGGGTGAAACTTGACAATTCCGTAGGTCAACCGGGTGCGGTCGTGACCCTGTGTAGCCGAACCGGGACCGCTGCGCCGGGGTGCAGGATGGAGCCCATGACGGAGGAGTCGGTGACCGAGGCGATGCGCCGCGACGCGGACAGCCACGAGTCAGCCAGCGCGAACCGGTCGTGGTGGGACGCCGAGGCGGCCGACTACTACGCCGAGCACGGGAGCTTCCTCGGCGACGGGCGGTTCGTCTGGGGTCCCGAAGGGCTCGACGAGGCGGACGCCGGCCTGCTCGGCGACGTGCGCGGACGCCGGGTGCTCGAGGTCGGGGCGGGCGCCGGGCAGTGCTCGCGCTGGCTGGCCGCGCAGGGCGCGCAGCCCGTTGCCGTTGACCTGTCCATCGGGATGCTGCGTCAAGGGGTGCAGATAGACCCGGGCACCGCGGTGCCGATGATCCAGGCGGACGCGTGCGCCCTGCCGTTGGCCGACGCCAGCGTGGACGTCGCGTGCTCGGCCTACGGGGCGGTGCCGTTCGTGGCCGACGCGGCGGCGCTCATGCGTGAGGTAGCCCGGGTCCTCCGTCCCGGCGGCCGCTGGGTCTTCTCCACGACGCACCCGGTGCGCTGGGCACTGCCGGACGACCCGGGTGAGGCCGGGCTCGTCGTCCGGAACTCGTACTTCGACCGCACCCCGTACGTCGAGGAGGGCGAGGACGGCCGGGCCGTCTACGTGGAGCACCACCGCACGCTCGGCGACCGGGTCCGTGACCTCGTGGGCGCGGGCTTCGTCCTGGACGACGTGGTGGAGCCTGAGTGGCCGCAGGGCCACGAGCAGGTCTGGGGCGGCTGGAGCCCCCTCAGGGGCCGCCTGGTGCCCGGCACAACCATCTTCGTGAGCCACCTGCCGACGCGGTGAACGCCGAAGGGGTGGCCGTCGTGACGACGGCCACCCCTTCGGGTCACTGCTGGTGGAGCGTCAGACCAGCTTCTGCCGGATGGCAGCCGCCGCACCGCCGGCGATGGCGAAGATGGCCAGCGCGCCGAGGCCGCGGCCCCAGTTACGGCTGCTCTCGCCGTCCGCGCCCGCGATCTCGAGGCTGTACGCCGTCTCGCCGTCCGCGCCCTGCGGTGCGCCGTACGCCATGGACTCCGCCTGGGCGCGCTTGGCACCCGCGTCGATCAGCGCGTACTTCTCGCCGAAGGTCTGGGCGGTGTCCTTGCCCTTGACGATGAGCACCTTCGTGCCCTCGGTGGACAGCTGCTCTGCACCTTCGGGGATAGCGGTCGAGCCGTCTGCGGCCGTGTCGAGGCCGTCGGCCAGCTGACCCGATCCGGACGCCGCGTCGCCCAGCCCGCTGGACAGCTTGTTGGCGCCGGCCGAGAGTTGGCCCGCACCGTCACCGAGCTGGCCCGCACCCGAGTTGATCTTGCCGAGACCCGCGTTCAGGTCGTCGGCGCCGTTGGCCAGCTTCGCGTTGCCGCCCGCGACGACAGCCGCACCGTCAGCGACCTGGCCGGCACCGTCCGCGACGTCACCCGCACCCTCGTAGGCCTGGTTCACCACGTCACCGAGCTGGTCGGCAATGGCAGCCACGAGGTCGTTGATGCCCACGCTGACCAAGCCAGCCGCCTGCTTGAGACCGCACGGATTGGCCGGATTGGTTGGGTTTGTCAGGCTACATGCGGGGTTCGACACCCCAAGCTTGATCAGCGCAAGACCGCCGAGGATGGTCGCCGAGGTCTGGTTAGACAGCTGCCCA
This DNA window, taken from Angustibacter luteus, encodes the following:
- a CDS encoding class I SAM-dependent methyltransferase gives rise to the protein MTEESVTEAMRRDADSHESASANRSWWDAEAADYYAEHGSFLGDGRFVWGPEGLDEADAGLLGDVRGRRVLEVGAGAGQCSRWLAAQGAQPVAVDLSIGMLRQGVQIDPGTAVPMIQADACALPLADASVDVACSAYGAVPFVADAAALMREVARVLRPGGRWVFSTTHPVRWALPDDPGEAGLVVRNSYFDRTPYVEEGEDGRAVYVEHHRTLGDRVRDLVGAGFVLDDVVEPEWPQGHEQVWGGWSPLRGRLVPGTTIFVSHLPTR